In a genomic window of Flavobacterium sp. KACC 22761:
- a CDS encoding sodium:solute symporter family transporter translates to MQLFDWIVLIVTLLFIVGYGSWKTKGSKNVEDFILGNNETPWYTVGLSVMATQASAITFLSTPGQAYHDGMGFVQFYFGLPIAMIVICATFIPLYHKNKVYTAYEFLEKRFDVKTRSLAAILFLVQRGLGTGLTIYAPAIILSALLGWNLTVMNIIIGVLVIIYTFSGGTKAVNVTQKQQMFVIISGMFITFFLILHYLPNDMTFTSAMHIAGANDKMNIVDFSFDPEEKYTFWSGITGGFFLALSYFGTDQSQVGRYLSGKSVKESQMGLIMNGLLKVPMQFFILLTGVMVFVFFQFNPVPLNFNPNNKTVIEKSAYKEEYHALEKRLDKLSEDKKVINLLYIDQLNQDYDNPILRKELVALSNKEKDLRDKAKEIISKADNNSETNDKDYVFFHFILHYLPKGLIGLLLAVILSAAMSSTASGLNALASTTAIDIYKRNVKTEKSDKHYLMATKFFTLFWGVVAILFACVGTLFENLIQLVNIIGSIFYGTVLGIFLVGFYLKRVQAKSMFISAIISQLTIFVIYYFMIYIYPSGQEKLGYLWLNFIGANLTVVLSLVLQFLFFREKPDVDNVIFE, encoded by the coding sequence ATGCAACTATTTGATTGGATCGTACTTATTGTTACACTTTTATTCATTGTTGGATATGGTTCTTGGAAAACCAAAGGGAGTAAAAATGTCGAAGATTTCATTTTAGGAAACAACGAAACGCCTTGGTACACCGTTGGACTTTCGGTAATGGCAACACAAGCGAGCGCCATTACATTTTTGTCAACTCCCGGGCAAGCTTATCATGACGGAATGGGGTTTGTGCAATTTTATTTTGGATTGCCAATTGCCATGATTGTCATTTGCGCCACTTTTATTCCATTATATCATAAAAACAAGGTTTATACGGCTTACGAATTTCTTGAAAAACGATTCGATGTAAAAACCCGTTCTCTTGCCGCAATTTTGTTTTTAGTACAAAGAGGTTTAGGAACCGGACTTACTATTTACGCTCCGGCCATTATTTTATCGGCATTATTGGGCTGGAACTTGACTGTAATGAATATTATAATTGGAGTTTTGGTTATTATTTATACGTTTTCTGGGGGAACAAAAGCAGTAAACGTAACGCAGAAACAACAAATGTTTGTGATTATTTCAGGAATGTTTATCACTTTTTTCTTGATTTTGCACTATTTGCCAAACGATATGACTTTTACGAGCGCGATGCACATAGCGGGCGCAAATGACAAAATGAATATTGTAGATTTCTCTTTTGATCCGGAAGAAAAATATACGTTTTGGAGTGGTATTACAGGCGGTTTTTTCTTGGCTCTCTCCTATTTCGGGACAGATCAATCACAAGTTGGTCGTTATTTATCTGGGAAATCGGTAAAGGAAAGTCAAATGGGATTAATCATGAATGGACTTTTAAAAGTTCCGATGCAGTTTTTCATATTACTGACTGGAGTTATGGTTTTTGTTTTCTTCCAATTCAATCCAGTGCCGTTAAATTTTAATCCAAATAACAAAACGGTAATTGAAAAATCAGCATACAAAGAAGAATATCATGCTTTGGAAAAAAGACTTGACAAACTTTCTGAGGATAAAAAAGTAATCAATTTATTGTATATCGATCAGTTGAATCAGGATTACGACAATCCTATTTTGAGAAAAGAATTAGTTGCCTTGTCTAACAAAGAAAAAGATTTGCGCGACAAAGCCAAAGAAATCATTTCAAAAGCCGACAACAACAGCGAAACCAATGACAAGGATTATGTTTTTTTCCATTTCATTCTGCATTATTTGCCAAAAGGTCTTATTGGTTTATTGCTTGCCGTAATTCTTTCAGCTGCAATGTCATCGACTGCTTCAGGATTAAATGCTTTAGCTTCGACAACAGCAATTGATATTTACAAACGAAATGTAAAAACCGAAAAATCAGATAAGCATTATTTGATGGCGACTAAATTCTTCACTCTTTTCTGGGGAGTTGTAGCGATTCTTTTTGCTTGCGTTGGAACTTTATTCGAGAATTTGATTCAGCTTGTAAACATCATTGGTTCAATTTTTTACGGAACCGTTTTAGGAATATTCCTTGTTGGTTTCTATTTGAAACGCGTTCAGGCAAAGTCGATGTTCATTAGTGCTATTATTAGTCAATTGACGAT